From a region of the Corallococcus coralloides DSM 2259 genome:
- a CDS encoding alpha/beta fold hydrolase, producing MRRILLALCTLPLLLGCATASPGGGATVARAAAPTPFRVQRSGQGRPLLLIPGLSSSGKVWDATVAHYQSRYDCHVFTLAGFAGQPAVPGPFLPTMRRALADYIRGQHLERPILVGHSLGGVLALAVAEDAPELLGGLVLVDSLPFLPAAMDPSATAESVRPQVEELSARMRMQPPDQRNAQTLRTLRGFITDEDNVQTAMRWSVDSDPETIINAFSELSTTDLRPELTRIQVPALVLGSWVALKGRVPKEQVEAVYRAQYRNLSGARVVLNDTARHFIMWDDPAGFLRETDAFLGALPAPVARMEPVH from the coding sequence ATGCGCCGCATCCTGCTCGCCCTCTGTACCCTTCCCCTGCTGCTTGGCTGTGCGACGGCGTCCCCCGGCGGCGGCGCGACGGTCGCTCGAGCGGCGGCGCCCACGCCGTTCCGCGTCCAGCGCTCGGGCCAGGGCCGGCCGCTGCTGCTCATCCCCGGGCTGTCGTCGTCTGGCAAGGTCTGGGACGCCACGGTGGCGCACTACCAGTCCCGGTATGACTGCCACGTCTTCACGCTCGCGGGCTTCGCGGGGCAGCCCGCGGTGCCCGGCCCCTTCCTGCCGACGATGCGCCGCGCGTTGGCGGACTACATCCGAGGCCAGCACCTGGAGCGCCCCATCCTCGTGGGCCACAGCCTGGGGGGAGTGCTGGCGCTCGCGGTGGCGGAGGACGCACCGGAGCTCTTGGGAGGGCTCGTGCTCGTGGACAGCCTGCCGTTCCTTCCCGCCGCGATGGACCCTTCCGCGACGGCCGAAAGCGTCCGTCCCCAGGTGGAGGAGCTGAGCGCGAGGATGCGCATGCAGCCGCCGGATCAACGCAATGCCCAGACGCTGCGCACGCTGCGCGGCTTCATCACCGACGAGGACAACGTCCAGACCGCGATGCGCTGGAGCGTGGACAGCGATCCGGAAACCATCATCAACGCCTTCTCCGAGCTGTCCACCACGGACCTGCGGCCCGAGCTGACGCGCATCCAGGTGCCCGCGCTCGTGCTGGGCTCGTGGGTGGCGCTGAAGGGCCGGGTGCCGAAGGAGCAGGTGGAGGCCGTCTACCGCGCGCAGTACCGCAACCTCTCCGGTGCACGCGTGGTGCTGAACGACACGGCCCGGCACTTCATCATGTGGGACGACCCGGCGGGCTTCCTGCGGGAGACCGACGCCTTCCTCGGCGCCCTGCCCGCGCCGGTGGCCCGGATGGAACCCGTCCACTGA
- a CDS encoding sensor histidine kinase, whose protein sequence is MTRSRGYTACQVGGWGLHTLLNIALSGAHGPPAVGWLIAGATGLGLTHVARRALRLHAWNRLPLPRLVARVLAAGLVLGLLQNTLVFLEAVFVFHVYSLREASWAGYFSSATMWSLVMGVWLTLYIAVQAVTHARRVELEHWKLEAAARSAELSFLQAQLQPHFLFNCLNGLRGLIVEDPIRAQEAVTRLSGLLRYALGARGPETVTLQRELQVVDDYLGLEAIRLEERLRVRMDVTPDALGVSVPAMLVQTLVENAIKHGIAPAPRGGEVSVKARIEDRALCLEVANTPGSPDVGAGTVDSGGVGLRNATERLRLLCGAAASLRLDQSQSTVTTARVHIPLEAA, encoded by the coding sequence ATGACACGCTCGCGGGGCTACACGGCCTGCCAGGTGGGGGGCTGGGGACTGCACACCCTCCTCAACATCGCGCTGTCGGGGGCTCACGGCCCGCCGGCCGTGGGCTGGCTCATCGCCGGTGCGACGGGGCTGGGGCTCACACACGTGGCGCGCCGGGCGCTGCGGTTGCACGCATGGAACCGTCTGCCATTGCCCCGGCTGGTCGCGCGCGTGCTGGCGGCGGGGCTCGTCCTGGGCCTGCTCCAGAACACGCTCGTCTTCCTGGAGGCCGTGTTCGTCTTCCACGTGTACTCGCTGCGGGAGGCCTCCTGGGCGGGCTACTTCAGCAGCGCCACCATGTGGTCGCTGGTGATGGGTGTCTGGTTGACCCTCTACATCGCAGTGCAGGCCGTCACGCATGCGCGGCGGGTGGAGTTGGAGCACTGGAAGCTGGAGGCGGCGGCCCGGTCCGCGGAGCTGAGCTTCCTTCAGGCGCAGCTCCAGCCGCACTTCCTCTTCAACTGCCTCAACGGGCTGCGGGGCCTCATCGTGGAGGATCCCATCCGCGCGCAGGAGGCGGTGACGCGCCTGTCGGGGCTGCTGCGCTACGCGCTGGGAGCGCGGGGGCCGGAAACGGTGACGCTGCAGCGTGAGCTCCAGGTGGTGGATGACTACCTGGGCCTGGAGGCCATCCGCCTGGAGGAGCGGCTGCGCGTCCGCATGGACGTGACGCCCGACGCGCTGGGCGTTTCCGTGCCCGCGATGCTGGTCCAGACGCTGGTGGAGAACGCCATCAAGCACGGCATCGCTCCTGCGCCCCGCGGAGGGGAGGTGTCGGTGAAGGCTCGCATCGAGGACCGGGCGCTGTGCCTGGAGGTCGCCAACACGCCGGGGAGTCCGGACGTGGGTGCGGGGACGGTGGACTCGGGGGGCGTGGGGCTGCGCAATGCCACCGAGCGCCTGCGGCTGCTCTGCGGCGCCGCCGCGTCCCTCCGGTTGGATCAGTCACAGTCCACGGTCACGACGGCCCGCGTGCACATCCCCCTGGAGGCGGCATGA
- a CDS encoding LytR/AlgR family response regulator transcription factor, whose protein sequence is MKVLIADDERLARAELRRLLTAFPEVEVVGEANHVDETCERVEALAPDLLLLDIQMPGGTGFDVLDRLEAPPDVVFTTAHDAHALRAFQVNALDYLLKPIEAARLAEALERVRQRGRTQRAVGAPVTPLERVFVRDGERCWLVALSQVPLFSSEGNYARLHLPDAEPLLARSLNHLEERLDPARFFRASRQHLINLDFVEALEPGPGGTLIARLRGGREVEMSRRQSQRFRERLSP, encoded by the coding sequence ATGAAGGTGCTCATCGCTGACGACGAGCGGCTCGCGCGCGCGGAGCTGCGCCGCCTGCTGACGGCCTTCCCCGAGGTGGAGGTGGTGGGCGAGGCCAACCATGTGGACGAGACGTGCGAGCGGGTGGAGGCGCTCGCGCCGGACCTGCTCCTGCTCGACATCCAGATGCCGGGCGGCACGGGCTTCGACGTGCTCGACCGGCTGGAAGCCCCGCCGGACGTGGTCTTCACCACCGCGCATGACGCCCACGCGCTGCGGGCCTTCCAGGTGAATGCGCTCGACTACCTGCTCAAGCCCATCGAAGCCGCGCGGCTCGCGGAGGCGCTGGAGCGCGTACGGCAACGGGGGCGCACGCAGCGCGCGGTTGGCGCGCCGGTGACGCCCCTGGAGCGCGTGTTCGTGCGGGACGGCGAGCGCTGCTGGCTGGTGGCCCTGTCGCAGGTGCCGCTCTTCAGCTCCGAGGGCAACTACGCCCGGCTGCACCTGCCGGACGCGGAGCCGCTCCTGGCCCGCTCGCTCAACCACCTGGAGGAGCGGCTGGACCCGGCGCGCTTCTTCCGCGCGAGCCGCCAGCACCTCATCAACCTCGACTTCGTGGAGGCGTTGGAGCCGGGTCCAGGCGGCACGCTCATCGCCCGGCTCCGGGGAGGCCGGGAAGTGGAGATGTCGCGCCGCCAGTCCCAGCGCTTCCGGGAGCGGCTGAGCCCGTGA
- a CDS encoding aminopeptidase P family protein, translating to MGLEQTQGAAARERIARVRQVMREHGVAAVWVPTSDPHLSTYVPARWKGREWASGFTGSLATLVVTQDYAGLWVDSRYWDQADAQLKGSGIATVRAMNAPGQSHLDWLAANVPQGQTVAVDGAVLGLGVARSAAAQLSAAGVVLRTDLDVVAEAWADRPPLPAAPVFAHALSPVSRTDKLRAVRAEMGVLGATHHFISTLDDVAWLMNLRGADVEHLPLFLAHLLVEPGGARLFIGAGKVPDALRAALEADGITLHPYDEAARALVALPDGTRLLVDPRRITHGLRQAVPRGVTVVEGLNPSTVAKSRKTDAELAHFRNAMEQDGAALCAFFAWFESALGREPITELTVDERLSAERARRPGFVSLSFSTIAAFNANAAMPHYRATKDSHATVCLPGQQPQGILLIDSGGQYTSGTTDITRVVPVGEPTPEQRRDFTLVLRGNINLSRARFPRGTRSPNLDALARAPLWAEGLDYGHGTGHGVGFFLNVHEGPHGFSPTLPNDLTTAMEPGMITSNEPGLYRPGRWGIRIENLIAAVPDRKTEFGDFLRFETLSLCPIDTRLVDPALLSREEVEWLNAYHATVRERLLPHVEGAAREWLIQRTQPL from the coding sequence ATGGGCCTTGAGCAGACGCAGGGGGCCGCGGCGCGCGAGCGGATCGCGCGGGTGCGGCAGGTGATGCGGGAGCACGGTGTGGCGGCGGTCTGGGTTCCGACGAGCGACCCGCACCTGTCCACCTACGTGCCGGCCCGCTGGAAGGGGCGGGAGTGGGCGTCTGGCTTCACCGGCTCGCTGGCCACGCTGGTGGTGACGCAGGACTACGCCGGCCTCTGGGTGGACAGCCGCTACTGGGATCAGGCGGACGCCCAGTTGAAGGGCAGCGGCATCGCGACGGTGCGGGCGATGAACGCGCCCGGGCAGTCACACCTGGACTGGCTGGCCGCGAACGTGCCGCAGGGTCAGACGGTGGCGGTGGACGGAGCGGTGCTGGGCCTGGGCGTGGCGCGCTCGGCGGCCGCGCAGCTGTCCGCGGCGGGAGTGGTGCTGCGCACGGACCTGGACGTGGTGGCGGAGGCCTGGGCGGACCGGCCGCCCCTGCCCGCCGCGCCCGTGTTCGCGCATGCGCTGTCACCCGTGTCGCGCACCGACAAGCTGCGGGCCGTGCGCGCGGAGATGGGCGTGCTGGGCGCGACGCACCACTTCATCTCCACGCTGGATGACGTCGCGTGGCTGATGAACCTGCGCGGCGCGGACGTGGAGCACCTCCCGCTGTTCCTCGCGCACCTGCTGGTGGAGCCCGGTGGGGCCCGGCTGTTCATCGGGGCGGGCAAGGTTCCGGACGCGCTGCGCGCGGCGCTGGAGGCGGATGGCATCACCCTCCACCCGTACGACGAAGCGGCCCGCGCGCTGGTGGCATTGCCGGACGGGACGCGGCTGCTGGTGGATCCCCGGCGCATCACCCACGGGCTGCGGCAGGCGGTGCCCAGGGGCGTGACCGTGGTGGAGGGGCTCAACCCGTCCACCGTGGCCAAGTCGCGCAAGACGGACGCGGAGCTCGCGCACTTCCGCAACGCGATGGAGCAGGACGGCGCGGCGCTGTGCGCGTTCTTCGCCTGGTTCGAGTCCGCCCTGGGCCGCGAGCCCATCACCGAGCTGACCGTGGACGAGCGCCTCTCCGCGGAGCGGGCGCGGCGCCCGGGCTTCGTCTCGCTCAGCTTCTCCACCATCGCCGCGTTCAACGCGAACGCCGCCATGCCGCACTACCGGGCCACGAAAGACTCGCACGCGACGGTGTGTCTGCCGGGGCAGCAGCCGCAGGGCATACTGCTCATCGACTCCGGCGGCCAGTACACGTCCGGCACCACGGACATCACCCGCGTGGTCCCCGTGGGCGAGCCCACGCCCGAGCAGCGGCGCGACTTCACGCTGGTGCTGCGCGGGAACATCAACCTGTCCCGCGCCCGCTTCCCCCGGGGGACCCGCTCCCCGAACCTGGACGCGCTGGCGCGCGCGCCGCTGTGGGCGGAGGGGCTGGACTACGGCCACGGCACGGGCCACGGCGTGGGCTTCTTCCTCAACGTCCACGAGGGGCCGCACGGCTTCTCCCCGACGCTGCCCAATGATCTCACCACGGCGATGGAGCCGGGGATGATCACCTCCAACGAGCCCGGCCTCTACCGCCCGGGCCGCTGGGGCATCCGCATCGAGAACCTCATCGCCGCCGTGCCCGACCGCAAGACGGAGTTCGGCGACTTCCTGCGCTTCGAGACGCTGAGCCTCTGCCCCATCGACACGCGGCTGGTGGACCCGGCCCTGCTGTCCCGCGAGGAGGTGGAATGGCTCAATGCCTATCACGCCACCGTGCGCGAACGGCTCCTGCCCCACGTCGAAGGCGCGGCGCGCGAATGGCTGATCCAGCGCACCCAGCCGCTCTGA
- a CDS encoding glycosyltransferase family 4 protein, translated as MRRVLAILPYVPLPSDTGGTLRTLELVRALASRFTLDVLAVHRAGNDAEGFKRWLGELGVPASRLHLVDLPRVAPEETLNSTRAFLRGTPLTYVRFARQSVQDALRRVLAERGPFDIIHFDHLHMAQLLPLARRLNPTAHMVIDEHNVESQLLARMAPLSPPPMRPFLNWQFKRVERLERECVSQADTVLACSSVDAEQLRAMGAKLVQVVPNGVKLPDFAPRETRGDDLVFVGSMDWWPNEDAVLLLAREVWPLVSSELSTSKLMVVGRSPPASVRALENERLVVTGSVPSVAPYLARALATAIPLRAGSGTRLKVLEAAAAGVPVVATRLAVEGLPVVEGQHVLLAESPEEFAAALRRLRKDPDLCSRLAQNARRMAESFAWDGIGAGLGELYLNAVSVSGEAKKPSGAEAN; from the coding sequence GTGCGACGCGTACTCGCCATCCTTCCCTACGTTCCGCTGCCTTCGGATACGGGCGGCACCCTGCGCACACTCGAGCTGGTGCGCGCCCTTGCCTCGCGCTTCACGTTGGACGTGCTCGCGGTGCACCGGGCGGGCAACGACGCCGAGGGCTTCAAGCGCTGGCTGGGAGAGCTGGGCGTGCCGGCCTCGCGGCTGCACCTGGTGGACCTGCCGCGCGTGGCGCCCGAGGAGACCTTGAACAGCACGCGGGCCTTCCTGCGGGGCACGCCGCTCACCTACGTCCGCTTCGCGCGCCAGAGCGTGCAGGACGCCTTGCGCCGGGTGCTGGCGGAGCGCGGTCCCTTCGACATCATCCACTTCGATCACCTGCACATGGCGCAGCTGTTACCGCTGGCGCGGCGGCTCAACCCGACCGCGCACATGGTCATCGACGAGCACAACGTGGAGAGCCAGCTGCTCGCGCGGATGGCGCCGCTGAGCCCGCCGCCGATGCGTCCGTTCCTGAACTGGCAGTTCAAGCGGGTGGAGCGGTTGGAGCGCGAGTGCGTGAGCCAGGCGGACACCGTGCTGGCGTGCTCGTCCGTGGACGCCGAGCAGCTGCGAGCCATGGGAGCGAAGCTGGTGCAGGTGGTGCCCAACGGCGTGAAGCTGCCGGACTTCGCGCCCCGGGAGACCAGGGGTGATGACCTGGTCTTCGTGGGCTCCATGGACTGGTGGCCCAACGAAGACGCGGTGCTGCTGCTGGCGCGCGAGGTGTGGCCGCTGGTGTCGTCGGAGCTGTCGACCAGCAAGTTGATGGTGGTGGGCCGCAGTCCGCCCGCGTCCGTGCGGGCCCTGGAGAACGAGCGGCTGGTGGTGACGGGCTCGGTGCCGTCGGTGGCGCCGTACCTGGCGCGCGCGCTGGCGACGGCCATTCCTTTACGCGCGGGCAGTGGGACGCGCCTGAAGGTGCTGGAGGCCGCGGCGGCGGGAGTGCCCGTGGTGGCCACGCGTCTGGCGGTGGAAGGGTTGCCGGTGGTGGAGGGGCAGCATGTCCTCCTGGCGGAGTCCCCGGAAGAATTCGCCGCCGCGCTGCGCCGGCTGCGCAAGGATCCGGACCTCTGCAGCAGGCTCGCGCAGAACGCCCGCCGCATGGCGGAGTCCTTCGCATGGGACGGAATCGGGGCCGGGCTGGGCGAGCTCTACCTGAACGCGGTGTCCGTGAGTGGCGAAGCGAAGAAGCCCTCCGGAGCGGAAGCCAACTGA
- a CDS encoding glycosyltransferase family 4 protein has protein sequence MPHSAILHVRSTCGLYGAERALLSLAASTPSPWHAQVCSLVPPGRVDVLSGAAREQGLDALTLEVPGRFSAMAVATLASEVRRRGVGLLHAHDYKSLTLGAAASALAGVPLVATYHGDTGATPALIAYEGFARVLGNCTRAVAAVSRELTARLRRYVHRSPVVYIPNALPLADECTEAERLQAREALGLAPEGSVIALVGRLSVEKGPQVLLDAMQRLARTPGATVPTLLLVGDGPLRESLEAQAQGLPVRFLGFRSEVRSVYAAADAVVMPSLREGMPLVALEAMALGRPLVASGVGELPHVLGTGRGLVVPPGDAGTLASALAGLLTAPGWRTRMAQAAREYVVAHHAPERMANRYIESLYLPALLDPREEQAAAG, from the coding sequence GTGCCGCACTCCGCCATCCTCCATGTGCGCAGCACCTGCGGCCTGTATGGCGCGGAGCGGGCGCTGCTGTCACTGGCCGCGTCCACGCCGTCGCCGTGGCACGCGCAGGTGTGCAGCCTCGTTCCGCCCGGACGGGTGGACGTGCTGTCGGGCGCGGCTCGGGAGCAGGGGCTGGACGCGCTGACGCTGGAGGTGCCCGGCCGCTTCAGCGCGATGGCCGTGGCGACGCTCGCTTCGGAGGTCCGCCGGCGCGGCGTGGGGCTGCTGCACGCGCATGACTACAAGTCGCTCACGCTGGGCGCCGCCGCGAGCGCGCTCGCTGGAGTCCCGCTGGTGGCCACGTACCACGGGGACACCGGCGCCACACCCGCGCTGATCGCCTACGAGGGATTCGCGCGCGTGCTGGGCAACTGCACACGCGCGGTGGCGGCGGTATCGCGCGAGCTGACCGCGCGCCTGCGCCGGTACGTCCACCGCTCGCCGGTGGTCTACATCCCCAACGCGCTGCCGCTCGCGGATGAGTGCACGGAGGCGGAGCGGCTCCAGGCTCGCGAGGCATTGGGGCTCGCGCCGGAGGGTTCCGTCATCGCGTTGGTCGGGCGCCTGTCGGTGGAGAAGGGACCCCAGGTGCTGCTGGACGCGATGCAGCGGCTGGCCCGGACGCCTGGCGCCACGGTGCCCACGCTGCTGCTGGTGGGCGATGGCCCGCTGCGCGAGTCGCTGGAGGCGCAGGCTCAAGGGCTGCCGGTGCGCTTCCTGGGGTTCCGCTCGGAGGTGCGAAGCGTGTACGCGGCGGCGGACGCGGTGGTGATGCCGTCCTTGCGTGAAGGCATGCCGCTGGTCGCGCTGGAGGCGATGGCGCTGGGACGCCCGCTGGTGGCGTCCGGAGTCGGGGAGTTGCCCCACGTGCTGGGCACGGGGCGCGGGCTCGTGGTGCCACCGGGAGACGCGGGCACGCTGGCCTCGGCGCTCGCGGGATTGCTCACGGCGCCGGGCTGGCGCACGCGGATGGCGCAGGCGGCGCGTGAGTACGTCGTGGCGCACCATGCGCCGGAGCGGATGGCGAATCGCTACATCGAATCCCTCTACCTGCCCGCCCTGCTGGACCCGCGCGAAGAGCAGGCCGCGGCCGGGTAG
- a CDS encoding glycosyltransferase, whose product MKNEMHPTARPTRVAHVMYGLEMGGLEQLVVRLSQHGRERGIESVVLALGPDGPVRELLQRANVPTVWLGGLAGMTPAAIRRLAQEVDAFGADVVHGHDVGPWLNAVATRTLRPRTPVMGTFHQTVEPQGKLRPAAMAAAMFTQSLVACGSEVRASLERWSPKLLSNVVTIENGVPLEVATGEEARRAARERLGLPQDATVVGYLGRLSEEKGPDLLVDAFLRHFADAKDTHLVMIGPGPMEASLRARAAASPLAGRVHFTGALLEASKLLPAFDVYVQPSRREGRSLSLLEAMAVGLPTVSHAIPAIREVHSDGQTALLVKSEDVDALGGAVKRLTHDAELRSRLGEAAKREAQRYSLSTMVDTYAKLYRGAAARAQA is encoded by the coding sequence ATGAAGAACGAAATGCACCCGACGGCGCGCCCGACGCGCGTGGCTCACGTGATGTATGGCCTGGAGATGGGCGGACTCGAACAGCTGGTGGTCCGGCTGTCGCAGCACGGCCGTGAGAGGGGCATCGAATCGGTGGTGCTGGCCCTGGGGCCGGACGGTCCGGTGCGCGAGCTGCTCCAGCGCGCCAACGTCCCCACGGTCTGGTTGGGAGGCCTCGCCGGCATGACGCCCGCGGCCATCCGCCGGCTGGCCCAGGAGGTGGACGCCTTTGGCGCGGACGTGGTCCATGGCCACGACGTGGGGCCCTGGCTCAACGCCGTCGCCACCCGGACGCTGCGTCCGCGCACGCCGGTGATGGGCACCTTCCATCAGACGGTGGAGCCGCAGGGCAAGCTGCGCCCCGCGGCCATGGCCGCCGCCATGTTCACCCAGTCCCTGGTCGCGTGCGGCAGCGAGGTGCGCGCCAGCCTGGAGCGCTGGAGCCCGAAGCTGCTCTCCAACGTGGTCACCATCGAGAACGGCGTGCCGCTGGAGGTGGCCACGGGCGAGGAGGCCCGCCGGGCCGCGCGTGAGCGCCTGGGCCTTCCCCAGGACGCCACGGTGGTGGGCTACCTGGGCCGCCTCTCCGAGGAGAAGGGCCCGGACCTGCTGGTGGACGCGTTCCTGCGCCACTTCGCGGACGCGAAGGACACGCACCTGGTGATGATTGGTCCCGGCCCGATGGAGGCCTCGCTGCGCGCTCGTGCCGCCGCGTCTCCCCTGGCCGGCCGGGTGCACTTCACGGGCGCGCTGCTGGAGGCGAGCAAGCTCCTGCCCGCGTTCGACGTCTACGTGCAGCCGTCCCGTCGCGAGGGCCGCTCGCTGTCGCTGCTGGAGGCGATGGCGGTGGGGCTGCCCACGGTGTCGCACGCGATTCCCGCCATCCGCGAAGTGCACAGCGATGGTCAGACGGCGCTCCTGGTGAAGTCCGAGGATGTGGATGCGCTCGGCGGCGCGGTGAAGCGCCTGACCCACGACGCGGAGCTGCGCTCCCGTCTGGGCGAGGCCGCGAAGCGCGAGGCGCAGCGCTACTCGCTGTCCACGATGGTGGACACGTACGCGAAGCTCTACCGGGGGGCCGCGGCTCGCGCCCAGGCGTGA
- a CDS encoding DUF2007 domain-containing protein, whose amino-acid sequence MGIPDHDFQLLTTCGDESEAALVRALLQADNIPCIIQGEQHRSMLGVAGAYIELRVLVPASELEHARELLKSVARGEPPVGFAPAPDADSEEAHCALHAQRATGTCQRCGTFLCASCDGASAGLCEDCAERNDSGAGIQRGRKRKVIAWLILLFLFGPPFLLMLASTLNALLR is encoded by the coding sequence TTGGGAATCCCCGATCACGACTTCCAGCTGCTCACGACCTGCGGCGACGAATCCGAGGCCGCGCTCGTGCGGGCCCTGCTCCAGGCCGACAACATCCCGTGCATCATCCAGGGCGAGCAGCACCGCTCGATGCTCGGCGTGGCCGGGGCCTACATCGAGCTGCGGGTGCTGGTCCCGGCCAGCGAGCTCGAGCACGCGCGGGAGCTGCTCAAGAGCGTGGCGCGGGGAGAACCGCCGGTGGGTTTCGCCCCCGCACCGGACGCCGACTCCGAGGAGGCGCACTGCGCGCTGCACGCCCAGCGCGCCACGGGGACCTGCCAGCGGTGCGGCACCTTCCTGTGCGCCAGCTGTGACGGAGCGAGCGCCGGCCTCTGCGAGGACTGCGCCGAGCGCAACGACTCGGGAGCCGGGATTCAGCGCGGCCGGAAGCGCAAGGTCATCGCATGGCTGATCCTGCTCTTCCTCTTCGGCCCGCCCTTCCTCCTCATGCTGGCGAGCACCCTCAACGCCCTGCTGCGCTGA
- a CDS encoding DUF4082 domain-containing protein, producing the protein MLRHASRWVTTFVLGFTWIQTGCAPAETSPQEIAETTTAEQPLLPGERSLLGTTALPAVQSADDSGAVELGVRFRSDAPGRIMGVRFYKGTGNTGTHTGSLWTASGTLLATATFQNETASGWQEVRFASPVTIAADTNYVVSYHAPAGHYSVTSNGFASALDVLPLHAEATSNGLYRYGTSGFPTSSFNASNYWVDVAFLPNDTTAPRAPTNVTAVPSSSTAIDLTWYASVDGTGEMQGNARWHLVYRNGQLIAELPGTTVRYRDTGLTPSTGHNYTVRGRDAAGNVSAASTVVTATTLPNMACNPCSLWNSVTGDPQYENADATPTEVGVKFRTDVAGTVTKVRYYKGSTDTGPHVGHLWSATGALLATTETTPAETGFGWRELSFPTPVSLTANTTYVVSYFATGGRYAITPYYFSTAGVDMPPLHAPSTVEAGGNGVRNLNGSAFPTEAWLNTNFWVDVTFVPEEPSGPATVDLAVTQSFPAGTGANGDVLFYDLTVTNNGPATATNVVLDVPIPTGLNYFFYSATPGSSGGCSFFSDLQCTTASLAPGATFTVHVEAIPLSAGTFTSQATVSSSQVDFVPGNNTHALTIPVGPSTNLVTFDTIPGQDETLNGTYGPIQFGLNSWYIASPWGGFTTKSVSFNGGGPTQANLGIIGQRRILGLDAFTWDSGATLTLKCIDLPTLTFPLTAGQVTHVVPTWTQPCTVFTVITSNGWDTNFDNLELSPRP; encoded by the coding sequence TTGCTTCGACATGCATCGCGATGGGTCACGACGTTCGTGCTGGGTTTCACCTGGATTCAGACGGGCTGTGCTCCCGCTGAAACATCTCCCCAAGAGATAGCGGAGACGACCACCGCCGAGCAGCCGCTGCTGCCGGGTGAGCGGTCGCTGCTGGGCACCACCGCGCTCCCGGCCGTGCAGTCCGCGGACGACAGCGGCGCGGTGGAGCTGGGCGTGCGCTTCCGCAGCGACGCTCCGGGGCGGATCATGGGCGTGCGCTTCTACAAGGGCACGGGCAACACGGGCACGCACACCGGCAGCCTGTGGACGGCGTCCGGCACGCTGCTGGCCACCGCCACCTTCCAGAACGAGACGGCCTCCGGCTGGCAGGAGGTGCGCTTCGCCTCGCCGGTCACCATCGCCGCCGACACGAACTACGTCGTCTCGTATCACGCGCCCGCGGGGCACTACTCCGTGACGAGCAACGGCTTCGCGTCCGCGCTGGATGTGCTGCCCCTGCACGCGGAAGCGACCAGCAACGGCCTCTATCGCTACGGCACCAGCGGCTTCCCCACCAGCTCGTTCAACGCGAGCAACTACTGGGTGGACGTGGCCTTCCTGCCCAACGACACCACGGCGCCGCGCGCGCCCACCAACGTCACCGCGGTGCCCAGCTCGTCCACCGCCATCGACCTGACCTGGTACGCGTCCGTGGACGGCACGGGTGAGATGCAGGGCAACGCCCGCTGGCACCTGGTGTACCGCAACGGCCAGCTCATCGCGGAGCTGCCCGGCACCACCGTGCGCTACCGCGACACCGGCCTGACGCCCTCCACCGGGCACAACTACACCGTGCGCGGCCGTGACGCCGCCGGCAACGTCAGCGCGGCCTCCACGGTCGTCACCGCCACGACGCTCCCGAACATGGCCTGCAACCCCTGCAGCCTGTGGAACAGCGTGACGGGCGACCCGCAGTACGAGAACGCCGACGCCACCCCCACGGAGGTCGGCGTGAAGTTCCGCACCGACGTGGCGGGCACGGTGACGAAGGTCCGCTACTACAAGGGCAGCACCGACACCGGCCCGCACGTGGGCCACCTGTGGAGCGCCACCGGCGCGCTGCTGGCCACCACGGAGACGACGCCCGCGGAGACCGGCTTCGGCTGGCGCGAGCTGTCCTTCCCCACGCCGGTGAGCCTCACCGCGAACACGACCTACGTCGTGTCGTACTTCGCCACCGGCGGGCGCTATGCCATCACCCCGTACTACTTCAGCACCGCGGGCGTGGACATGCCCCCGCTGCACGCGCCCTCCACCGTGGAGGCTGGCGGCAACGGCGTTCGCAACCTCAACGGCAGCGCCTTCCCCACGGAGGCGTGGCTCAACACCAACTTCTGGGTGGATGTGACATTCGTCCCCGAGGAGCCCAGCGGTCCCGCGACGGTGGACCTGGCCGTGACGCAGTCGTTCCCCGCCGGCACGGGCGCCAACGGTGACGTGCTCTTCTACGACCTCACCGTGACGAACAATGGCCCGGCGACCGCCACCAACGTCGTGCTCGACGTCCCCATCCCCACGGGCTTGAACTACTTCTTCTACTCGGCGACGCCGGGCAGCAGCGGTGGCTGCTCCTTCTTCAGCGACCTGCAGTGCACCACCGCCAGCCTGGCGCCGGGCGCGACCTTCACCGTCCACGTGGAGGCCATCCCGTTGAGCGCCGGGACGTTCACCAGCCAGGCCACCGTCTCGTCCTCGCAGGTGGATTTCGTGCCGGGCAACAACACGCACGCGCTGACCATCCCCGTGGGCCCGTCCACCAACCTCGTCACCTTCGACACCATCCCCGGCCAGGACGAGACCCTCAACGGCACGTATGGCCCCATCCAGTTCGGCCTCAACAGCTGGTACATCGCGTCGCCCTGGGGTGGGTTCACCACGAAGAGTGTGTCGTTCAACGGCGGCGGCCCCACCCAGGCCAACCTGGGCATCATCGGCCAGCGTCGCATCCTGGGCCTGGATGCCTTCACCTGGGACAGCGGCGCCACGCTCACGCTGAAGTGCATCGACCTGCCCACCCTCACCTTCCCCCTGACGGCGGGACAGGTGACGCACGTGGTGCCCACCTGGACGCAGCCCTGCACGGTCTTCACGGTGATCACGTCCAACGGCTGGGACACGAACTTCGACAACCTGGAGCTGTCTCCGCGCCCCTGA